TCCTTGCCGTCGGTACGGTCATCGTCCAGGGGCTTCCCTTCCGGATCGCCCTCCTGGCGGGCCTGGCCCTGAGCCAGATCGGAGAGTTCTCGTTTCTTCTGTCCAAGGTCGGGACCGGCTACGGCCTGATGAGTTCCCGGATCTATCAGATCTTCCTGGCCGTCTCGGTCTTCACGATGGCCCTGACCCCCTTCATCATCGGCGCCTCGCCGCGCCTGGCACGCCGGATCATGGCCTGGCCGCTGCCGGCCCGCCTGAAGGCGGGCGGCTCGCTGTACCACGGCCCGAAAGAGACCTTCATCGGAGACCACCTCGTCATCGTCGGCTTCGGCCTCAACGGCAGGAACATCGCCCATGCCGCGCGCCAGACGGGGATCCCCTTTGTGATCCTCGAGACGAATCCCGACACGGTGCGGGATGAACGAAAGGAGGGGCTGCCGATCCATTACGGCGACGCCACCCACGAGGCGGTCCTGGACTCCGCGGGCATCCGGACCGCCCGGACGCTGGTCGTGGCCATCAACGACCCCACGGCCACGAGGCGCATCGTGGATCTGGCCCGCCGGCTCAACCGGACGCTGCACATCATCGTCCGGACGCGATACCTGGGCGAGATGGCGGCACTCCACGAATTGGGGGCCGACGAGGTGATCCCCGAGGAGTTCGAGACCTCCATCGAGATCTTCGCCCGGGTACTCCGGAAATACCTGATCCCGAAGCCGGAGATCGACCGCTACATCCAGGAAATCCGGACGGGCGGCTACGACATGCTGAGGACCCTGTCCCCCGAGGCGGCTGTCTGCACGGACCTGCGGCTCTGCCTCCCCGACACCGAAGTGGTCACGTTCCGTTTGGACGATGGCGCGCCGGCGGATGGACGGACCATCGGGGACATGGCCCTTCGAAAGGAGCACGGCGTCACGATCCTGGCGATCCGCCGCGGAAACGACATGGTTTATAACCCCGATCCGCAAATGGAGATGTTCGCCGGGGACATCCTCGTTACCCTCGGGGCTCCGGAACAGACCGCCGCCGTAGCGGGACTGTTCTCGAACGGCGGCTCCGATACGGACGGGGACGGGATCGCCGTGCCTTCCCCGGGAGGGGCCGCCGAAAGGCCGCTCCCGAATACGGGAACAGAACACGAGAGCAGAACACGGCGACGGCCTTGACGGGTGCTTTCGCCGGGGGTAAGGTGAAGACCCTTCCGGGCGGCGACGCATCCGGAAAGGCCCGGGCGGGGAAGACGAAAGGAGCGGACAGGAGGGGGAGCCGGTCATGAGGTGGACAGGCAAGAAGGTTGCCCTTGCCTTGGGCGGAGGCGGCGTGCGTGGATTTTCCCACGTCGGCGTCCTGGCGGTTCTCGAGGAGGAGCGGATCGATCTTGATCTCATTGCCGGGACCAGCGCCGGTGCTCTCCTCGGCGGCGCCTATGCCGCCGGCCTCTCGCCCCGGGAGCTCAGCCGCAA
This DNA window, taken from Syntrophales bacterium, encodes the following:
- a CDS encoding cation:proton antiporter; translation: MPQDLMSDILIIFGLSVGVLFLFTKIRVPALVGFIFTGMLAGPHGLGLIRQAENVEIMAEVGIVALLFTIGLEFSFRHLVKIRRSVLLGGSLQVGLTIAAGAAIATIGGFPFGQLVFFGFLLSLSSTAIVLKALQDRAELDTPHGGSALGILIFQDLAIVPMMLVLPFLAGAGGESGTDLLMTAVKGTAAIAVIAAGAKWIVPWWLHAVARTRSRELFLLAVILICLSVAWLTHAAGLSLALGAFLAGLMISESPYSHEAVGHVLPFRDVFTSFFFVSIGMLLDMGFFLEQPFLILSLTAAVLFLKAFLAVGTVIVQGLPFRIALLAGLALSQIGEFSFLLSKVGTGYGLMSSRIYQIFLAVSVFTMALTPFIIGASPRLARRIMAWPLPARLKAGGSLYHGPKETFIGDHLVIVGFGLNGRNIAHAARQTGIPFVILETNPDTVRDERKEGLPIHYGDATHEAVLDSAGIRTARTLVVAINDPTATRRIVDLARRLNRTLHIIVRTRYLGEMAALHELGADEVIPEEFETSIEIFARVLRKYLIPKPEIDRYIQEIRTGGYDMLRTLSPEAAVCTDLRLCLPDTEVVTFRLDDGAPADGRTIGDMALRKEHGVTILAIRRGNDMVYNPDPQMEMFAGDILVTLGAPEQTAAVAGLFSNGGSDTDGDGIAVPSPGGAAERPLPNTGTEHESRTRRRP